The DNA window GCGGGCGAATCCGGGTACCGGAAGTGGACGTCCTCGAACACGAGTCGACCTTCCGGCGCGAGGATCGTCTTCGGGTTCTCCGGGTCGGTGATCGTGTTCGCTGTGTCAAGGACCTCGAAGAACCTGTCGGTTGCCGTCCTGGTGTCGAACGTCATCGACAGCAGGAACCCGATGGATTCGATCGGGAACCGCAGCACCGTTGCGGTCGCGAAGAACGCGAACAACTGGCCGACGGTGATTTCTCCGGTCGACGCCAGCCAGATCCCGGTGAACAGGCACAGCGCAAATGCGATGTCCGGCAGCAGGAGCAGCCACAGCCAGATGCCGGCGATCGCCTTGGCCTTCTCGATCTCCGTCCCCCGCAGACTTTCCGCCTGCGACTCGAAGTTGCGGAGCGCGTACTTTCCCCGCCCGAACGCCTTCAGTACACGGATGCCGTGCACGGACTCCTCGACGGCCGTTGCGAGGTCGCCGGCCTGGTCCTGGCTTCTCCGCGCAATGATCGAGTACTTCTTCTCGAACACGAAGCCGTAGATCCACACAGGAATCGCGAGGGTGAGGAAGATGGTGCCGAGAAGCCAGTGCCAGTAGAACAGGACGGCGGCCCCGATCACGATCGTGACCATGTTGACCACGAGCAGTACGAGCCCGAACGACAGCCAGCGGCGGATGAGGTTGAGGTCGCTGATCGCGCGGGAGAGCAACTGTCCCGACTGCCAGCGGTCGTGGAACGCAACCGGCAGGTCCTGCAGCCGGGTGTACAGCGAGTTGCGCATTGCCGCCTCGACGTGGGTCCCTGGGGTCAGTACGAACCAGCGCCGCAGGGCGATGAAGACCGCCTCGAGGATTCCGAGTCCGAGCACTCCAGCAGCCGCCCACCAGAGCTGGGACGTGTCCCTCGTGGCGAGTGGGCCGTCGACGAGAGCCTCGAGCACCAGTGGGATCCCGAGGGCAACGAGGCCGGCGCCGAGGGCCGCACCCATACCGAGGTAGATCCGTGGCAACGCGGACTTGGCATAGGGGTAGATCCGCAGCAGTGAGCGGAACGTGCTCAGTGTCGAGGTGTGGTTCGATACTGGCTGGGTTTTACTGGCGTCGGTGTGACGAGCCATAGCGAGAGACTTCTCTTCCATGAAAGAGCCCGACCGGCGGGCAGAGGGAAAACATGATGTTCCCGAGAAACGAAGGTGAGAGACGGCAGATTCCCTGGCGGGACAACTGCAACGGGTCCGTCGGCCGCGACGGAAGGCTCGGCGGCGTCAGGACGTCGGATACAGAATTCGGGCCGGGACGCGCGAGCGGCGGACTCGCGAAACGCGCACCCGTGTGGCCGCCGGGCTCTGAGCCAGCGCCTTAATCGGGTACATCGTCTTAGTCGAGTACATCATCACGTCCTCCTTGCCGCAGTACAGCCCTTCAGCCTAGAACGCGTGCGCTGGCCCCGCAAGAAGTTTTTTTCCGGGCTTAGCCGACGCGCACCGACAGGCAGGTCACCGAGCCCTCGAGCTTCTCGAACTCGCTGATGTCGACGCTGACAACCGTGTAGCCCAGATCCTCGACGAGCTTCGCCGTCTTCGGCGCTGACGCTGACATCAGCACCGTGTCAGCGGACAGCGCGATCACGTTGGCGCCGGCTCTCTCCGGGACCGCCAGGAAGTGCGGGAAGAAGGCAGCGTCATCGACGAGGTCGGGGTGACCGATGATGGTGCCGTCCGGGAGCGCCGTCATCGCCGTCTTGAGGTGAAGCGCCTTCGTGACCCGGACCGCCGTGACCGTGAAACCTTCGCGGGTCGCGATCTCGCGCAACTGGCTGATGCCTTCCGCGTTGGTCCGTCCACCGCGACCGACGTAGATCCGGTCGCCGACGATGAGGACGTCGCCGCCGTCGAGCGTGCCAGGACTCATGATGCGTTCGATCCGGAGGCCCAGCGACTCAGCAGCTTCCTCGGCGGCCTCGGCCTCGTCACGGCGGCTGCTGACTCCCGAGCGCGTCACGATTGCCACCGGCCCAACAACAACCAGGGTGTCCTCAACGAAGACGGAGTCGGCGAGCTTGTCCGCGAAGGTGACCTCGCGGGTGGTCCAGCCGTTGCTTTCCAGGGCCTTCGTGTATGCGTCCCACTGCGTGTCTGCAAGCTCGGTGTCGACGGGCGTGCGCTCAATGTGGGTGACGGTGCCCTTGGCGAGGTTCGACGCGGGCATCCTGACCAGTGCGACCCGCGAGCCGGCCTTCTCCGCCGATGCATTCCACTCGATCGCCCTGTTGTAGACGGCGCGGCCGATCGTCGGTGCGATGATCGTGGCAACCACAACGTAGACGCCGTTGATGCTGACCAGAGTTCCGAAGAGGTACTCGATCACCTCACCGTTCAGGTCGAACCCGCCGGCGAGCGTCGTGATGCCCGTACCGATCAGCGCGCCGACGAGCCCGGCGAAGAGGCCGACAAGAAGCGCCGTCCACCACTGCCTCAGGGCGCCGACGATGCCGAAGACAAAGACGAGCAGGAACGCGAAGATGCTGCCGAGGAAGTAATAGTCGCTGACCTGCGTGAGCACGGCCGACTGGTACTGCTGCGAGACGAAGAACACGAACACGCTGGCAGCGTGCGTCACCACGACCGTCGTCAGTGCGGCGAGGAAGGATGAAACGAGCCTGCGGCCCCACGAAACAGTCATGGCATGAGCCTAGTGGCTCACCATGACTCCCCCTGTTCCCTGAGAAGGACCGGTCTTCTAGTGGAAGAAGTGGCGCTCTCCGGTGAAGTACATCGTGATGCCGGCAGCCTTGGCAGCCTGGATGACCTCTTCATCCCGAACCGAGCCGCCGGGTTGCACGACGGCCCGGACACCGGCATCGAGAAGCACCTGGAGTCCGTCGGCGAACGGGAAGAAGGCGTCGGATGCCGCAACCGAGCCAGCGGCCCTGTCGCCGGCGCGCGTGACCGCGAGGTGGCACGAGTCGACACGGTTGACCTGCCCCATCCCCACACCGACAGACGCACCATTCTTCGCGAGGAGTATCGCGTTCGACTTCACCGAACGGCACGCCGTCCACGCGAACGCGAGATCGGCGAGGGTCTCATCGTCGGCGGGATCGCCGGCGGCGAGGCTCCACGTGTCGGTCACGCTTCCCTCGGTCGGGAACCGGTCTGCCTGCTGCACGAGGATGCCGCCAGAGACCTGCTTCGCCTCGAGAGGTTCCGGCGCGAAGTCCGCTGGCAGCTCGAGAATGCGGAGGTTCTTCTTGGTGCGAAGCACGTCAAGTGCGTCTTCGTCGAACCCGGGCGCGACGATGACCTCCGTGAAGATCTCCTTGATGGTCTCCGCCATCTTGAGGGTCACCATCCGGTTCGCCGCGATGACGCCGCCGAACGCAGAGACCGGGTCGCACGCGTGAGCACGGGCGTGTGCAGACGCTATGGCATCCGGTGCCTTTGGCGACGCCACGGCGATTCCGCACGGGTTCGCGTGCTTGATGATGGCCACGGCAGGGACGGTGAAATCGTACGCGGCGCGCACGGCGGCATCCGCGTCGACGAAGTTGTTGTAGCTCATCTCCTTGCCGCCGAGCTGCGTCGCCTGGGCGATGCCGTGGCCACCGGCGCGCAGGTACAGCGCCGCTTCCTGGTGCGAATTTTCGCCGTAG is part of the Mycetocola zhujimingii genome and encodes:
- a CDS encoding ABC transporter ATP-binding protein, with protein sequence MARHTDASKTQPVSNHTSTLSTFRSLLRIYPYAKSALPRIYLGMGAALGAGLVALGIPLVLEALVDGPLATRDTSQLWWAAAGVLGLGILEAVFIALRRWFVLTPGTHVEAAMRNSLYTRLQDLPVAFHDRWQSGQLLSRAISDLNLIRRWLSFGLVLLVVNMVTIVIGAAVLFYWHWLLGTIFLTLAIPVWIYGFVFEKKYSIIARRSQDQAGDLATAVEESVHGIRVLKAFGRGKYALRNFESQAESLRGTEIEKAKAIAGIWLWLLLLPDIAFALCLFTGIWLASTGEITVGQLFAFFATATVLRFPIESIGFLLSMTFDTRTATDRFFEVLDTANTITDPENPKTILAPEGRLVFEDVHFRYPDSPADVPDLIDGVDLSLEPGETMALVGLTGSGKSTLTALPARLYDVTGGRVTLDGIDVRDLRREELRTHIAMAFEDATLFSASVRDNVLLGRADLDPASREADAVMNEALDIAQAGFVRDLPDGVDTKVGEEGLSLSGGQRQRLALARAVAANPSVLVLDDPLSALDVDTEALVEAALRRVLASTTALVVAHRPSTVMLADRVALLQDGRITAVGRHSELIRTNEHYKFVISSLEDEEKREAAEQIDRALAEDVREQEEVSK
- the ddaH gene encoding dimethylargininase is translated as MTVSWGRRLVSSFLAALTTVVVTHAASVFVFFVSQQYQSAVLTQVSDYYFLGSIFAFLLVFVFGIVGALRQWWTALLVGLFAGLVGALIGTGITTLAGGFDLNGEVIEYLFGTLVSINGVYVVVATIIAPTIGRAVYNRAIEWNASAEKAGSRVALVRMPASNLAKGTVTHIERTPVDTELADTQWDAYTKALESNGWTTREVTFADKLADSVFVEDTLVVVGPVAIVTRSGVSSRRDEAEAAEEAAESLGLRIERIMSPGTLDGGDVLIVGDRIYVGRGGRTNAEGISQLREIATREGFTVTAVRVTKALHLKTAMTALPDGTIIGHPDLVDDAAFFPHFLAVPERAGANVIALSADTVLMSASAPKTAKLVEDLGYTVVSVDISEFEKLEGSVTCLSVRVG
- the purH gene encoding bifunctional phosphoribosylaminoimidazolecarboxamide formyltransferase/IMP cyclohydrolase produces the protein MAGPTHDKSLYRDRDVVPITRALISVSDKTGLIDLARALAEAGVEMVSTGSTAQAIRDAGYAVTDVATVTGFPESLDGRVKTLHPSVHAGLLADLRLESHEQQLGDLGVEPFELVVVNLYPFVETVASGAVGDDVVEQIDIGGPAMVRAAAKNHPNVAIVVSPASYGEIIEAVAKGGTTLAQRRELAARAFSHTAAYDTAVAGWFTDTAEGFGASLTIQAELAHVLRYGENSHQEAALYLRAGGHGIAQATQLGGKEMSYNNFVDADAAVRAAYDFTVPAVAIIKHANPCGIAVASPKAPDAIASAHARAHACDPVSAFGGVIAANRMVTLKMAETIKEIFTEVIVAPGFDEDALDVLRTKKNLRILELPADFAPEPLEAKQVSGGILVQQADRFPTEGSVTDTWSLAAGDPADDETLADLAFAWTACRSVKSNAILLAKNGASVGVGMGQVNRVDSCHLAVTRAGDRAAGSVAASDAFFPFADGLQVLLDAGVRAVVQPGGSVRDEEVIQAAKAAGITMYFTGERHFFH